The Chrysemys picta bellii isolate R12L10 chromosome 10, ASM1138683v2, whole genome shotgun sequence genome segment CTATTTAGTAAGATGAGGCTTGCCAAGGGGTGAGAGCGCATCAGTCTGTGGAACAGCCCTGCAAGGCAGGGCCTCAGTGAGAGACAAACTGCCTGGATCTGGTGCATACAAACAAGGAGAGACAGCTAATCTAGCTCAGGGAAGTAGGCCGAGCTCTCAGAGGAAAGGGGAAGAGTGAAGGCTGGAGGAGGCTGGGCTGATGGGAAACAGATATGCCAGTAGCTAAACAAGAACATGTGTTGTTTTGTGTCATGTTTCCAGACAGAAAGGCAGAACTGGATTTTTCCACTTTCCTGACCATAATGTACAGGCAAATGCAGCAGGAAGACCCTGAGAAGGAAATCCTGACAGCCCTGGCAATGACGGACAAGCAGAAGAAGGGTTTCATCACCGCTTCCGAGCTGAGAACCAAACTCACCAGGCTGGGAGAAAAGCTCTCGGAGGATGAAGGTACAGTGTCAAATGGCAGCATAAGTTCAACACCTTTCtaacccccttcctctccctccacccaACCCCCACTGGAGTCAGATAGGAGATCACAAACACCTGTGGGTGGGTACCATGTCACCTGCCTCCGCCAGTGATCTTCAATCTAGAAGGGCTGGGGCACACAGTTCATGGTAGAGCAAAGTCACAGGGGGTCACAATCCAATCATAGCGCAGTGTGCTGACATTGCGTCATGAGGCTTGCATTATGACGTGTTGTCACAACTCTAGGTCATCAAACTACTGCCACACATTGTTGCAACATTAGGGTATCACTGAGTTGCTCTTTGGAGCTTCACACAGTATTCTTTGGCTTCTCTTCTTACTGCCTTCTGATCCAGCTAGTCATCCGTACCTTTCCTATGTGAGGCAGAAGAGGAGAGCCAACCCAAATCACAAGGGCCACATATCGCTTCATAGCCCCAAGCTAAGGCTTTGATCTAAATCATAAACAAGATGCTGCCTTATTCTCCATAAATATTTTATTCATCTCAAGTTAAAGTTGGCTGGAGGCAAGGAAGAAGTAGAGAAGAGTTACCTGGCAGCAGATAGTCAGAACAGATCTACACTCTTGGGATACACCTGCAGAAAAGATAAACCCTTTAATTAGGCACATTAATGCTCTTTGAGAAAAAGGAAGGATATTTTATGCCATCATCTGGGCTTTAAATTAACACTAGTGCAAATCGGAAGTAATTCTAGGTGAGTTATTCTCCATTCAAACCAGCGTAACTGGGGGCCCAAATGGGCAGAGGTTGGCACTTTGTAGCAGTAATCAGAAGGTGTGGGTTCAGAGTCACGCTGAAGAAAGAAGAGATCATTTATCATTCTTTTCCTTCAGAGGTGCCCATCGTCTCCTGAAAGTAACGACTATTCTTTGTA includes the following:
- the CALML4 gene encoding calmodulin-like protein 4 isoform X4 — encoded protein: MAKFLSQDQINDRKAELDFSTFLTIMYRQMQQEDPEKEILTALAMTDKQKKGFITASELRTKLTRLGEKLSEDEVDDLLREAKIAPNGVVKYEEFIHTLTLPVADY